The genome window GTCACCTCCTGGTCGTACCACTGCGCGAACGGGTGGCTGCCGGCGGAGAGCAGCTCGATACCCGCGGGGTCTGTGGCGGTTCGCACTGCTGCGATCGCATTGGCGATGTCGTCGATCGCGTGCGCGACGGAGTCGCCGATGCCGCTGGTGACCTCGATGGTGTTGGTGAGCAGCTCGCCGGTCACGGTGTGCCGCTCATCCTCACTCTCGGCCTCGAGCGCCGAGAGCAGCTCCGGCGCACGACCGACCAGATCACCGCTCACCGGATCGGCGAGCATGATCTCCCACTCCAGGCCGACGGTGGACCGCGCCGAGGGCGCGAAATCGAGCTTCACGAGCACAGTCTGACACGCGCTGTCGGCGACACGGCAACCGCCGTGTCGCCGCGTTTCGCGCCTGGGCCGCGCATCTGGCAGAATAGAAGGTCGGACGACGTGCTCGACCCTCTATCCAGCATTCGTCCTCCCTCTTTGAGCTTCCGCCGGGTGTGCACCCCACTCTCCAGGCGATCGGTTCGTCAACTTCCACACAATTCAGGAGAATCGTGGCTGTCAAGATTCGTCTCAAGCGCCTGGGCAAGATCCGTGCGCCGTACTACCGCATCGTCGTCGCCGACTCGAAGACCAAGCGCGATGGTCGCGTGATCGAGGAGATCGGCAAGTACCACCCCACCGAGGAGCCCTCGTTCATCGAGATCGACTCCGAGCGTGCGCAGTACTGGCTCTCCGTCGGTGCGCAGCCGACTGAGCAGGTCGCCGCCCTTCTCAAGATCACGGGCGACTGGGGCAAGTTCAAGGGCGACAAGGACGCCAAGTCCACGCTCAAGGTCAAGGAGCCCAAGGTTCCGTTCGAGATCGACGCGTCCAAGAAGTCGGTCGTCAAGCCCAAGGCCGAGAAGAAGGTGGAAGCTCCCGCAGAGGAGGCTCCCGCCAAGGCCGACGCGGAGGCCGCTGAGGCTCCCGCCGCAGACTCGGAGTAGTCCGTCGTGCTCGCCGCCGCGCTCGAACACATCGTCAAGGGGATCGTCGATCACCCGGAGGATGTGCGTATCAACTCGTCCACCTCGCCGCGAGGCG of Microbacterium sp. LWH13-1.2 contains these proteins:
- the rpsP gene encoding 30S ribosomal protein S16; this encodes MAVKIRLKRLGKIRAPYYRIVVADSKTKRDGRVIEEIGKYHPTEEPSFIEIDSERAQYWLSVGAQPTEQVAALLKITGDWGKFKGDKDAKSTLKVKEPKVPFEIDASKKSVVKPKAEKKVEAPAEEAPAKADAEAAEAPAADSE